atatttaaataaCATATGTGCCCTTTACTGTATGTAACTAAGCTCTGTCCTAGTTTAGGAGGTAACACATGACCATCTCAAAATGATGAGTAACTGTCTTCTTACTCTATTTATATCCGTCTTTCAAGGTAATTTttattatgttcttcatttttattagaattactATCACACTCTTTCCATTATTCAGGTATATCCTTTTCAATATATATCCATTTTTATTGTTTTTCTTTTCATGGCATGAAGACTCCGAAACCGGAATCCAACCCAAATATAATTCTTTCAATTTAATATGCAATTCTATTTGTGTAAAATGAAACTTTTTAAATAATCCATATAATTATAATcagtttgattatgattataatatagtaataatcaAGATAACTACAAAAGTGTTTTATCACTcgaatctgtttaagtttgtaagaatatTTGCATATACGAAACTGAAACATGTAAATTACACAAACATAATATTCATATAACGATCATGTAATCATAATAAGAATGAaaagatagaacgatctaaccgaattgaagggttgaaccgggcttgtgtttgacacaagtcccttaaacagattcgacgtctgttcccagagTACACCGGTTCGAAGCAGAGTGTACTGCCGGACGAGAGCACTTGCCTGAAAAAGAGACCGGAAGCGGGATGACCGAAGTTGTCGAAGAAGAAGCTGGAAAACTAGTGTAAGAGGGTTATGATTTTTGTTTGTGTGTTGGTTGATACCTCCTTCTCAATACCAAAGTTTGGTATTTATAGTGCAAACAAAATCCTTGGTTGATATTCTAAATCTTTTAGGATTTGAAAAAGGAAAGAGAAGATTTACAAAATCACAAAAAAGATTTACAAAATCCTTGGTTGATAGCTTCTACTTTGCACTTAAACTAACAACTTTGAgacgcgatatctcattcaccattaaCCCGTTTTGAACACGCTTTAGTTCGTTTTAAAGCTCTCATTAGTGGTTACAAAAACCCACTAAATAGTCGTTAATATATAtcactttattatattatatatattaatttgtgtcAAAAAATTGGTGGAACACACTTTTCGAACCAAATTTTCCAACATATGCAGTACTAGGTAAATGAAAAGTTCCATGTTAGATAAATAAAACTTGAACACCAAATTCTAAAATCCTCGTAAAGTGGCTACTAAACTTATAAATTGTATAATCCTGGAAATACATTTTATCGAACACTTAATATGCATCTTATAACGTAACATACAATTTGCTTGAAAATTGACATTACAATTAATTGATCTATCAACTACACAAACAATCAGCTATCTTTCAGATGATGACCCCAAAATGCCAAATTACATGAAACCTGTTGCAGCATAGTCATAACCTGTACTCTCTAACAATGCAATAAATCTAATTAATTCATATTTTGGTTGTGTTTGGTTATTCAATATTCAAGTTATGTTATTTATATGAGAGAATTGAATTGTTTAGGAGATGGAAATCGTACCTCAATGCTCGATATTCATGTTGGACTTCTTGCATGAGAAAGCTCTAAAACACACATCTTTATCTgttgaaaaaataataatattaaaatccaTTAATTATTAGTTGTTGGCTCGGCACACAATTTAAGTAAACTAATGAGATGAATCATTTTCATTTCATTATAAATTGAAACTGAATATTAGTTTAATAAAATGGAATATGCCTTTATAATTTGCGTTCGTTGCATAACGTTTCCTATAGTAAAAGTGGGAAAAACGATTGATGTTGAGTAAGTACTCTCCGGTCATTAACTGAAAAGGGGAGAGATCACCACCAATAATATGATTCCATGATTTGTAATAACCCAACGcaacttcttcttcatcttcaatacTTGCATCATCATACACAAAACTCACCCCACACTCCCTTGTACGTTCTTCACAAAACTCCTGTGTGAGCATATTAATAGTGACGTGGTCACCAGGTTCCATGTCATTCACTGTAAACATCCAATGACTTAAATATGTTACACACTCTCCACCTACATTGACTTCTTTAATACAATGCTTGTATCTCCAGATGCGGTTCTTTGTTATATTATAAACTGAAATTTCCGGCAATTTAAGTCTGTGGCAACTGATATATTTGATTTTGTTGGATGATGCAACATATGGTAAATGATTCACTTGTATGAAGCAAATATTCAATCCTCGGAGCTGTTTAGGAGTTGAAGGGATGACCAATGATATTGATCCCCCCATTGATACATCACTAATCCAATCTGGCATCTGTTGGCCACCATAAATTACACTGAATATTCCAAATTCATAATACATCTGCCAATTACAATTACACCACCTTAATCAGTTACTAGAATAAATACATCATGTTCACACAATAAGAGAAGGTTAACAAGACAAAACCTGGGTTTGAGATCCCTCTGGTTCCCCAGTATCTTTATTATAAGTTCCAACGCGTCTTGTTTTAGTGAACTCTAAATTACTCCACCCCAACTTACGTAATACAGCTTCTTCAACACCTGCCATAGGTTGGATTTTGACCACACCTTCAATTTCAATGGATGAAGTAGCTAGTGGGTACAAATTTATATTTAACAGCAGTGGGGACATTTCTGGATGAAATGACGTTTTCCGTAGCAGATTAGTTTTACTGTCAGAATGACTGTACGCCAACAATCTTAAGGTAGGTGGAGGATGTTCGATTGATGTCAGCATATCACACTTATACATATAAAGTCTCTTTAGGTTTGGAAGGGTTCTCACACAATTGGGAATCGAAACAATTGGATTACCGTCCAACCATAATTCCTTCAACAGGGATAGGCAACTCCAGTCATTGGGAAAGTCAACGCATGACAAATTATTACGCGAAAGATACAAATTCACTATTGAGCTTGAGAAATAAGACCCACTGAAACCGAAATCCCTCGGTAGGATAGCCTCGACAGTGGCAGAGGAAGATGGTCGTTGTAACTTCAAGTCAATCAAGTTATTATTTACCTTCTTCGATGACTCAAATGGAAGCTCACTCATATTACAGCCATCCAGGTATAGTTTTTTGACGTTTTTGAAGAAGTTGATATTTGCTAGAAGCTTTCTACACTTGTTGCAGTCACGAAGGTTGATGTGGACAAGTTGATGACATTGCTCAATTGTTTCACAAACCTCAACCAAACTCTTGCACTTTATAAGAAGTAAAGTCTCGAGTGCAGGGAATTCACAAAAACCACCAAGAGTATGAAGCTGATAACAGTGGCTCAGATCAAGAACCTTCAAACATCCAAGCAACCTGTTATCTTTTGAGTACGATTCACTCACCTGTTCAAATGGTATATTTATCAGTTAACGACTCCTCAACATTTAAGAGCAATTAAAATTGAAGTGGATCGATCAATCTACCTTTTGCTTGTCTCCAGGTCGTAGCATGTTATTAGAAGAGACATCAAAAGATTTGAAATTGCTATAACGCAATGAGAGGATAACTAGACTCTTCAGTTGTAATTCAGAAGGCATAGACTCTAAAGGGGAACCATACATGCTCAAATATATTAAATCTGTTGGAAAATTCTCATAAGAGCCTTTGAGGAGAACATGTGTGAGTAATAGTATCTTCAGATTATCCATGTTACTAAATGCATCTGTTTCCATCTCAAGTAATGATCCACGCGGGATAACGCTGAGAGCTTTAATATTTCTAGTACCCTAATAAGGAAAATGCACCAAATATCAAGAATTAATAAGAAAATagtatgtaaataaaaataaaagaatttTTACTAATTAACAAGACTGTTTGTTCACATACCATCTTTTTTTTCAACACTTCGATTGAGTCCTCAGTACGCCATAATATACTACGCTCCTCTGGATTCTCAGATTCGAGATCTACAACATATCTTCCCATCTCTTGAATTAATGAATGCATCTCTAAATGGTCATTCCTTCCAATACGAAGAAGGCATCTCTCGGTGAGATGTTGGATCCCAGTGCTAGTGTTTATTTTACATGCCTGTAGTATGATTTCTGCAAAATCTCTCTTGTATCCAACAAAAATACAAGCAATATACTTAAACAATTCCTTGTCATTTTTGGATTCCAAAGATTCAAAGCTCGTTCTCAAAATTTTATTTACACGGGAAACGGGTCCCTCGGGTCCTTTTTTTAGTTCTTTTATGCAGCCTTCCCAATAAGAAAGATCTCGATCATATAGATTCCTGCCCAAAACTTTAAGAGCCAATGGATGTCCTTGACAATACTTCAAAatatcctccgaaacctcttcatAGCCATCTTTAAGTTCTTCACAGTTGAATGCATAATGACACAAAAGCTTTAGCGATGCGTCGTTAGATAAGTGTTCAAGTGGGTACTTTGTATGTCTGCGTTCAGATTCCGTTTTGCATAGTTCACACCTCTCTGTCAACGACATGTCCCTGGTCGTTATAATGATTTTGCTTCCTTCATGAAAACTTTTGTTTCCCAGTAAAGCGTCCAACTGGTCTATACTATCGATATCGTCAAGAACTATCAACACTTTATTAGAGGCTACAGAAACATCATGAACTTGAATTGAACTTGCTTTTGAAATATCATTACAAAGTTGATTTTTTAAATCAAGCAATCCGTTAATATTTCCAACACACTTCCTACTAATGTCTTCAACGATGCTGCTTGTATCGAACTCGCGACAATATGAGTAATAAATATATTTGGCTAAGGTTGACTTTCCAATCCCACCCATACCATAAATACTAAGAATGTCGACTCTATGTGATGAtccgtctttcaaccatgaactgacGTATTCAATTGCATCCTCCTTCCCAATAAGTAGTGGTAAACTAGTCCTCACGGGTACACCTATTCTTTTGGAAAGGTCTTTAACAATTTCTTTGATGAAGTCAGTCTCCAGCCTGAAAATTAATATTCCATAAAGAACCTTCGATTAGATAGTCGTACATTTAGCATGATATTAAATGGTAGTAATGAATCAGTGGTCATttactatttttaatatataattttcatatagtgtatttattttggGTGGTAAATTCATTATTACGGATCCAGCGTCGAGCATCCAACATCCATCATACCGGATTTGGATATTTAAATTACTCAACACAGCTCTTACAAACTAGGATTATATATCAAACAAATTTGTACTCCTATTTACCCCTTTAAAGAATATTGTATTGATTAACTATAAAGACAACTAAACTAAAATCTTATAATCCAGCACACAATCAATAGTATATTCAAAAGAATGGAAAGAAAGTAGTTTACCTGCCCTTTACATCGAAGCCAGTTAAATTAGAAACTTGTGTAAGTGCTTTCTTCCATATTTCTATCTTCTCAGCTAATAGTCTTTTCTTCTCCACATCAGTCTCTGCTTCCATCTTCTTTTTATGCTCTGCCATTGCCTCTCCGAAGCTGTTTTGTTGCTTCCTGACGTCAGTGGGTTCGACATGATAGAAGATGGGAATAACTATTTGTCTGAAGTTCTTATGTCGGTCAAGAATCAGGACAAGTTCCTCAAggcaccatgtagaagaagcataATTCTTAGACAACACGATAATAGAAGCCCTTGATGATTTAATTGCACTCTCCAATTCGGGTTTCAAATAAAACCCGATTGGGATCTCTTCATTGTCCAAAAAGGTTTTGAGATTATCACCTTCAAGGGCTTGGTGGAGGTGATTCGTGAAGTTAAGACGAGTATCAACACCTCGAAAACTCAGAAATACGTCATACTTTTCATCACGATTATTATTAGATGAAGATTGTTCTAAATCATCAGTTAAAATAACCATTTTAGTGAAATTAGAATGTTATGAGTGATTTGTGAAACGAGCTGCAACTCGCATTTGGGTTTCTATCAGATCCAGATCAATATTTACTTTCCAAAGATCAACGACCCAAGTCAACAACTAATGAGTACTTTTTATGACAAATTACTAAATAGTCCTTAAAATTTGTCAACAATTACTGTATTGGTCCTTGTGATTATATTATTATGAAGGTCCTGTGATATAGTCTCTCAAACTACGGTTGTTAAAAAATCCTACAGTATATTAAAATGATTCATGTTCCTAGCAAATGAGGATATTTTAGTCATTTCAAGCACTTCTCTTCCTTTTTCCATCTTTCCTCCCAACTTTTTCATTCTACCTTATATTCAAATTAAAATAAAACCATCATCACCATTTACCATTTACCATTTACCATTTACCATTTCTTTAATAAAAAGATGTAATTGACTGTCAAAATAGATAGAATAAAACCATTAACTAATCTATTTTTTAAAATACAATTACCAATTCATGATTTTGGCACCCGAGATCCAAAATTTTGACAATTCCTGCAAAGTGGGGATTAAACTTCTGCGTGAAGGTAGGTAGCGAACTAGATGAAATAGAAATGTCAAAAACACACAACGTAGCAATAAAATCACCAAGAATTGAAAGATCTAACACCACTTGAACAGATTGAAACAATTTAACCAATGAATTTACAACAAACTTTTGATTCAAACACTTAAAACATTCATCAACTAGATGAATGATCATACACAAACTTAAACAAATTGCTAATTCAAAACTAGGTTGCTATGAACTTTGAATAACAATGAAAATTTCAGAGCAGCAGAAATCGATCGAATGAATTGTGAACTGCAAACCCTAAAAATCTCCCTTTTATAACACAGTGATAACATGTTTCTGTTTAAACCTCAAAGTATGAGAAAGGGCCGGAATGGTCCCTCTAATATGCAAAGTTAAGTCTAACTACGTCCCATCTTTGTATAATTGCAATTCAGCCCCCGTACCAGGTACATTGACTGAAAAACAACATACATGATTCGCAAAAGACTTGACCCCTTCAACAAACATCAACAGCAACAAGCATACATGCAGCAGCAGCAGCTATATCAACTTCTGCACAACTACATCTACACAGCCACAACCTACAAACACTTAACCAACAATAAGAACATGCAGAAACAGAATAAAAGCAATTAGAATGAGAATGATACCATTATTTGAACACCCCCCACAGTCTAATTGCTAAAACCATCTTTCAAACCCAGTTTACtgcaaagtttataatgttgaaAGGAACAAAGCCCTTTTGTAAAAATGTCAGAAGTATTATCTTCTGAACTAATTTTTTCTGTAGTAAAAACACCTGCACTTATTTTATTTCTCACAAAATGCAAGTCCACTTCAAAATGTTTTGTCTTTTCATGGAAAACAGGATTAGATGCTATTTTAATAGCAGCTGAATTATCCATAAATATAGATACAGGCAAGTTATATTTAACTTCAAACTCATCCAGTAACTTTAGAACCCAAATGACTTCACAAGAAGCATCAGCCAAAGCTCTATACTCAGCTTCAGCTGATGATCTAGAGATGGCAGACTGCTTTTTACTTTTCCAACCAATAATAGAACCATTTAGAAACAAACAATAACCAGTGATGGATTTTCTTTCCATAATGCTTTTGCCCCAATCTGAATCCACAAAAGCAACTATACTATTCTCATCAGACTTTTTAATACATATACCTAGCCCTGGAGCAGACTTCAAATATTTAAGAACTCTCATTGCACACTTTAAATGTGAAACTTTTGGAGAATGCATAAATTGACTTAAAACATGCACAGAGTATGAAATGTCAGGTCTAGTGAGTGTTAAATAGATCAACTTTCCAACTAATCTTTGGTATTGAGAGATATTAGTTAGAGGTAAATCATTAATATTGTTGTCATCAAACCTGACATTTGGCTCAATAGGTGTTTGACAAGGCTTACTACCCAACAACCCAAACTCACTTAACAAGTCCAAAGTATACTTTCTTTGGGATAAACAAATTTTTGTATCAGACCTAATCACTTCAATTCCAAGAAAGTATTTGAGAACTCCCAAGTCTTTAATTTTAAACTTTGAACTTAAAAATTTTTTAAACTTTAAAATCTCTTCAACATTGTTTCCAGTtacaacaatatcatcaacataaaccaaaAGTGCAATAAAGACACCATTTACAGATTTAATAAAGAGAGAGTAATCATTTTTGCTTTGACTAAAACCATTTTCAACAAGGGCTGCAGTAAGTTTTTCATTCCACTTTCTAGGGGCTTGTTTAAGCCCATAGAGTGACCTTTTGAGTTTGCAAACTCTTTTATCAGATTTATCAAAGTAACCTAGTGGCAAAGTCATGTAAACAGTTTCATCAAGATCACCATAGAGAAAGGCATTGTTAATATCCAATTGAAATAAACTCCAACTGTTTTGAACAGCAATATTGATAAGACACCTGACTGTTATCATCTTGACAACAGGTGAAAAtgtctcatcaaaatcaataccttcTCTTTGATTAAAGCCTTTTGCCACTAACCTAGCTTTATATCTATCAATTTCCCCATTTGATTTAAATTTGATTCTATAAATCCATTTGCATCCAATTGGTTTTCTATCACTAGGAAGATCAGTTAATTCCCAAGTGTCATTTCTATGAAGAGCTTCCATCTCCAAATTCATAGCATCTACCCAGTGTTTGCTTTTACAAGCTTCCCAATATGTAGAAGGTTCTACACTTTTACTTAAAGTTGAGACAAAACATAAGTTTTCTTTTGACAACTTAGAATAATTAATGACTTTCTCTAAACCATATTTTACTTTTCCTTCAACAACATATTCACTAAAAGGCATAGCAGTATCTCTTGTGATCTCCTAACACTAGGAGTGTAAGAATATGAATCTTTATTAACTGACACAGTGCCCTCAGGAGAAACAGTGTCATCTATAGGTGTTGCTGTAGGTGCAGATGTCCTGGTATGATCAACATTCACATCTGGAATAGTAGTAATTGTTGAACTATCCAAGGTCACCTTGCAACCACTGCCCTCACCTATACTGGATTTGGATTTATCTCTCCCATCATCATTGGGACTTAGGGTTTGTTGACTTTCATGAACACCAATATCCCAAAAGTTTAATTGATTTATACTGAAAGTTGAACTTTCAACAGAACttacagaatcctttgttttaaaagGAAAAACATTTTCAAAGAATTTAACATCTCTTGAGATAAAAAATGACTTATTATCAAGACTGTAAAGTTTATAACCCTTCTTAACAGAAGAGTAACCCATAAACACACATTTTTCAGCCCTTTCAGAAAACTTATCTGAATTATTTAGAATATTAGCAAATGCAAGACAGCCAAAAACCCTTAAATGAGAGAGATCAGGAGGTCTGTTAAAGACAAGTTCAAAAGGACACATTCCACCTAAAACAGAAGAGGGAGTTCTGTTAATTAAGTAGGCAGGGGTCATAATGCATTCATCCCAGAATCTTAGTGGAATCCCCCCTTGAAACATAATGGCTCTTGCAACATTTAGCAAGTGCCTATGTTTCCTTTCAACcacaccattttgttgtggtgtatatGCACAAGTTATTTGATGTATAATTCCTAACTTTTGTGTGAAATTATTAAAACTTGAGATCACAAATTCTGTCCCATTATCAGATCTAATACACTTTACAGTTTTATCAAACTGATTTTTGAGAAGAGTGAATAGATTTTCAAAACATCCAAACACTTCATCTTTGGATTTTAAAAGATATACCCAAACAGATCTAGTGTAATCATCAACAACAGTTAAGAAATATCTGAAGCCTTTATGACTTGTAACTTTATAAGGACCCCAAACATCAAGATGAATTAATTCACCCAAAGTATTAGATTTATGTTCACTAAGAGGAAAAACCTCTCTTGTCTGTTTTGCCTTGTAGCACACATCACAAGGAGTATTAATGTTTTCATTATTAGCAAGATTAATTCCTTTTAAGTGCATTAAAGCCTGCTCAGCTGGATGACCCAGCCTGCAGTGCAACAATGTTTTAGAAATAGAGTTAAAGTTACTTATGTTTGTATTCCCAACATTACCTTTACTATTTTTAGTCAGATAATATAGCCCATCACACTGTTCACCAGTCACCAGAGTTTTCTTGGTTACCAAATCCTGAGTGTGACAAGCATGCACATCAAAGCCCACAAACAAATTATTATCTCTTACTAAGCAATAAACAGATAATAAGCTAACACAATAGTCAGGAATGACAAGCACATCTTGCAGAATGATATCTTCAGTGATTTTAAGATTTCCAATTTTAGTAACCTTAGCAAGTGTGCCATTAGGGTGTTGAACAGTTAAATTTAGTTCACTTACATCAACACTAGATACAAATCCCAAAGTGGAATTTGTCATGTGTTGACTTGCACCAGAGTCAACAATCCACCCATAGTTAACATTATTCACCTTACTTGATTTATTAGACACAAGAAATTTGTTTTGATGTGTGTTAAAGAAAACATTATAATTCATGAAATTACCTGCAGCATTTGAAGAATCAGGTTTGGTGCAGGTTTTCTCATCAAGAAGGCTAAGAAGCTTCATAACTTGTTCATTACTTAAAGACAAAGCTGAAGTACTGGTGCTACCCTGATTATCATTAGTGACTTTACTTAAATTTCCTCTCATATTGTTATTAAAACCTTTTCTTTTCAAGTTGGGAGGATACCCAATAATTTCAAAACATTTGTCAACAGTGTGATTTGTCATTCCACATTTAGTACATTTTAAGTTTCCACTTCTTGATGGAAACCCAACAATTTTAAAGCATTTTTCAGTGGGATGATTATCCCTCCTATATTCAGCACATCTTTGACCACTAGAAGATAGATTTGTTTTAAGTTTAAGATTACTAGTGAAAGAAGAAGATTCACTTGAATACTTCTTGTCAGTTTGATTTGAGTTTCTATGAGACTCTTCTCTTGATATAATGGAGAAAGCAGTTTTAACAGTGGGTAAAGGGTCCCTCATTAGAATATTGCTCCTAATGGGTTGATATATATCATCTAAACCCATGAGAAATTGCATCAGTTTTATTAAATTTGTGTGTTCTTTAAACTCTTTCGATGCTGTGAGGCCACAAGCAGGTAATTGAACCAGAATATCATATTGTTTCCAAAGAGAATTCAGTTTATGATAATAATCTGAAACAGGAGTTCCAGATTGTTTTGTTGAATTAATCTCTTGATATAGATTGAAAAGAACTGAACCATCAACTTTATCATAAGTTTCCTTCAATTCATCCTAAACCTCAAAAGCAATTTCTGAAAAAATTTGACCACTATACAGTTCATCAGACATAGATCCAAGAATCCATGAAAGAACAACTGCATTACACCTATCCCATTGATTGCTTagaacttcatcttcttcatctttttCAAGTGTtccatttataaaacccattttatttttagtttgaagTGCTAATTTCATAGCACATGACCAAGATTTGTAATTTTCTCTACCCTTTAATTTGAAAGTGATTAAAGGTGTACTAGAAATATCACTGGCATGAAGATACAATGGATCTCCAAAGTCCAGTTTACTTATGAGTGTAGTACTTGCATCAGATTTAGTATCATCACCCATTATAACAGAAAATAGTAATTAATCAATACAAGCAAGACAAAAAATTAAGTAATCCTTTCAAGATCAAGCCACAACTTGATCAGGTTTCCAGTGATTTCTTGAATCACGGTCAAGAGTTGGGCTGTGGCGATCCTTGAAAGAATTATTTAATTACAAACAGATAATAAAAGAAACAAAAGAAAAGAGGAGTTTAGATACGCCCATATATCTTCTGTGCAGCGGAAGAACAAAGAATAGCCTGATGTAACCAAGAACATGAGCAGAATTAGGGTTTACAGAAAACCCCTAATTTTATCAACCCTAGATCCAGACTAAACCCGAATCGCTTTAATTGAACAAATTGAAGGTTAAGAACACGAACCCCCAATCTTCAAACCAACTTGTGACAAGTAATCGATCAAACACTCCTTTGATAAATCACAAGCCCTAGATTTGAGAAACCAGAAAAGATTTTTAACCGATGAACACAATCAGGCGttgaaccgctctgataccatgtcaaAAACACACAACGTAGTAATAAAATCACCAAGAATTGAAAGATCTAACACCACTTGAACAGATTGAAACAATTTAACCAATGAATTTACAACAAACTTTTGATTCAAACACTTAGAACATTCATCAACTAGATGAATGATCATACAGAAACTTAAACAAATTGCTAATTCAAAACTAGGTTGCTATGAACTTTGAATAACAATGAAAATTTCAGAGCAGCAGAAATCGATCGAATGAATTGTGAACTGCAAACCCTAAAAATCTCCCTTTTATAACACAGTGATAACATGTTTCTGTTTAAACCTCAAAGTATGAGAAAGGGCCGGAATGGTCCCTCTAATATGCAAAGTCAAGTCTAACTACGTCCCATCTTTGTATAATTGCAATTCAGCCCCCGTACCAGGTACATTGACTGAAAAACAACATACATGATTCGCAAAAGACTTGACCCCTTCAAAAAACATCAACAGCAACAAGCATACATGCAGCAGCAGCTATATCAACTTCTGCACAGCTACATCTACACAGCCACAACCTACAAACACTTAACCAACAATAAGAACATGCAGAAACAGAATAAAAGCAATTAGAATGAGAATGATACCATTATTTGAACACTAAAATGCCCTCATGTAGATGGCACATGATATAATTTTAAAGCATCTTTTATCACCGTTAATGTGAGTGACTATATAAACA
This genomic stretch from Rutidosis leptorrhynchoides isolate AG116_Rl617_1_P2 chromosome 11, CSIRO_AGI_Rlap_v1, whole genome shotgun sequence harbors:
- the LOC139876472 gene encoding TMV resistance protein N-like, with protein sequence MVILTDDLEQSSSNNNRDEKYDVFLSFRGVDTRLNFTNHLHQALEGDNLKTFLDNEEIPIGFYLKPELESAIKSSRASIIVLSKNYASSTWCLEELVLILDRHKNFRQIVIPIFYHVEPTDVRKQQNSFGEAMAEHKKKMEAETDVEKKRLLAEKIEIWKKALTQVSNLTGFDVKGRLETDFIKEIVKDLSKRIGVPVRTSLPLLIGKEDAIEYVSSWLKDGSSHRVDILSIYGMGGIGKSTLAKYIYYSYCREFDTSSIVEDISRKCVGNINGLLDLKNQLCNDISKASSIQVHDVSVASNKVLIVLDDIDSIDQLDALLGNKSFHEGSKIIITTRDMSLTERCELCKTESERRHTKYPLEHLSNDASLKLLCHYAFNCEELKDGYEEVSEDILKYCQGHPLALKVLGRNLYDRDLSYWEGCIKELKKGPEGPVSRVNKILRTSFESLESKNDKELFKYIACIFVGYKRDFAEIILQACKINTSTGIQHLTERCLLRIGRNDHLEMHSLIQEMGRYVVDLESENPEERSILWRTEDSIEVLKKKMGTRNIKALSVIPRGSLLEMETDAFSNMDNLKILLLTHVLLKGSYENFPTDLIYLSMYGSPLESMPSELQLKSLVILSLRYSNFKSFDVSSNNMLRPGDKQKVSESYSKDNRLLGCLKVLDLSHCYQLHTLGGFCEFPALETLLLIKCKSLVEVCETIEQCHQLVHINLRDCNKCRKLLANINFFKNVKKLYLDGCNMSELPFESSKKVNNNLIDLKLQRPSSSATVEAILPRDFGFSGSYFSSSIVNLYLSRNNLSCVDFPNDWSCLSLLKELWLDGNPIVSIPNCVRTLPNLKRLYMYKCDMLTSIEHPPPTLRLLAYSHSDSKTNLLRKTSFHPEMSPLLLNINLYPLATSSIEIEGVVKIQPMAGVEEAVLRKLGWSNLEFTKTRRVGTYNKDTGEPEGSQTQMYYEFGIFSVIYGGQQMPDWISDVSMGGSISLVIPSTPKQLRGLNICFIQVNHLPYVASSNKIKYISCHRLKLPEISVYNITKNRIWRYKHCIKEVNVGGECVTYLSHWMFTVNDMEPGDHVTINMLTQEFCEERTRECGVSFVYDDASIEDEEEVALGYYKSWNHIIGGDLSPFQLMTGEYLLNINRFSHFYYRKRYATNANYKDKDVCFRAFSCKKSNMNIEH